The Natronolimnobius baerhuensis DNA segment ATGTCGTCCCAGCACCGCTCATCGACCCTGTCTCCTTCCGAGACTATCTCGACTATAACCTCCGCTGTCAGATTCGGGACTGTTATCTCATGCGAGGCATGGAACCACCTGAACAGTACCGGGTGCTTGGTCACGGCCAGTACCGCTTTACTGGTAAGTACGAAAACTTCGATCTGTACCCACCGTATCACGATTTCCAGGCCGATATCCCAGGCTACTCCCACGAGTTCCGACCTGACCTCCCGATCACTTGGGCGGAGTTGCGCGGGATGACTAGCCCGAATCAATCCGGATCACTCTACGACCAAATCAAAAACACCCTCTTCACCCGATAGATGTCTGCCCGCTTCGGTGTGCCTACAGGGACCACGTGGGTGCTGGCTTCTCGAGCGTGGTAGCCATACGAGCGCGAAAGCGGCCGATTCGATTGACAGCAAATGATGATTCTAACCGCTATCTATAGTTGCACCGTCCGATAGCGATCGGACCGCCATTTTTTGGGAGTACTGGTCCGGCGCGTTCGGTTACACCGACAGAACCGGCTGGCTCGCGTACGACAGCACGTATTCGGCTGCCTTTTCGAGAACTTCTGCGGAGGCTGCATCAGTCACCGGCTCGCGCGGTAGAACGATGAAGTCCGCGTCAATGTCGTCGGCCGTATCGAGGACGACGTTGCCAGGATGCAGTGTTTTGCGCGTCTTCGAAAAGCCGTCGTCGACCGAGGTCGACAGTGACACGTCGGCATCCTCGGCAACTCGAGCGACATCCTCGAGAAAGCCCTGTGTGTCTTCGGCGACTGCGGCTTCCTCGACAGTGCCGGCGTCCATCCCGCGGACGACGCCGTGCCCGAGCACGAACAGCGCGTGAACGGACGCATCGTAGCGGTCAGCAACGGCAACGGCGTACTCGACGGCGGTCACGGATTCGGCGCTGCCGTCGACCGGTGCGAGCACAGTATCGACGGAAAACGACGTGCTGTCGTCCATACGCGCCAGTGTGTTCGGGGCACGCAAAAAACCTCCCCCGAATGCCACTCGAGTGGAGCCGCGAGTGTCACGGAAGCGGGGACGTTTAAGCCACCGGAGCGCGAACTAATGGCCATGTTCGATACCGTCGTCGTTGCGACAGACGGCTCCGAGAGCGTCAAGCGGGCTATCGACGTCGCGCTCGATGTGTCTGAGCGCTTCGATGCTGACGTCCACGCGCTGTCGGTCGTCGACGCCAGCGAAGTCGATGCCTCACCCGAGCAACTGCGCTCGGAACTTCGAACCGCCCTCGAGACGCATGCAGATGCTGCCCTCGGAACGGTCGAGGAGCGGACTGACCGGGAACTGACGACGGTCGTCCGCGAGGGTCGACCGGCGGCCAAAATCTGTGAGTACGTCCGCGAAATCGATGCGGATCTGATCGCGACCGGCACCCGCGGCCGACACGGCGAGAATCGCCTGTTGCTCGGCAGCGTCGCCGAGCGCGTCGTCCGCACCTCGCCGGTGCCGGTACTGACAGTGCGACAACTCGAGCCAACAGGGGACTCAGAGGGAGGAGCGGCACCCGAGCACGCGTAGTGGGCTGTAACAGCGTATAGTAATTCCGTGCTGGGACGCTGTACGCTGTGTCGAGACGTTTTTCGGCGACAACAGAGAGAGAGACGACCTCACTCGCTCCGGAACAGGGCAGCGAGCGTAAACGGCCACCAATCTCGGTTGTTGATTGCGACGTGAATCTGGGCAATGATTCCTAACAGCGGGAGTTCTAACAGCGGGCCAATGACCAGTGCCAGCGGAATGAGCGGTTCATGGGGAAACGCAACAACGGCAATCGCAAGCGCTGTCGGGGAGTTCCGTGAGAGAATCGTATTGTTGAAACAGACCATCTCTTCGTAGGAGAACGATAGCAGGCGGCCCACGCCGAAGCCAATGGCGAGGTTAATCGCATAGAAGGCGATCACGGGGACGGCAAGCAATGCGAGCAATTCGGGATTCTCGAGGATGACTTCACCTTGTGAGGCAAACATCGCCCCGATAGCGAGACTCAAGAAGACGATCTGAATCGGACTCAGCGTCGGCAGAAACCGCTGTGTGAACCACTGCCGTCCCTTCGACCGAACCAACCCAACGCGGGCGATTCCACCGAAAATGAGCGGGACGACGAGGACGAGGACGATGCTTTCCAGTAAGACAGTCAGCGGTAACGCAACCAGTTCTCCCGCAAAGACGTACAGATAGACCGGCAGCAGAACCAACTGGAGGACGAGATTGTACGGCAGAATCGAGGTCGCGAGCGGAACGTCTCCATCAGCGATATCGGTGAAGATGAGATACCAGTCCGTACACGGCGTGACCAGCAGCATGATGAGGCCAACCCAGAGTGCCGGCTGGTCGCGAAGAAAAATCGCGCCGAGACCAACGGCCAGCAACGGGCTCCAAATGAAGTTAATCAGCAGACTCGAGCCGACGACACGCCGGTTTCTGAACGCCGACCGAAGCCGAGAGAGTGGGATGCCAGCAAACGCCGCGAACAGCATAACCATCAAAAACGGCAGAATCAGGTGATCTGCAACGGCAGGGATACCAGCAACCTGTCCGAGCGCCAACCCGCCAACGATGGCGACGAGGACAAACACCGTCTGGTATCGTTCGACGAACTCCATCTGCTGACAGTTGCGCCTCTGGCGGCTTATGGACAGTGTCTTCCAAAATCACTCTCTGGGACGCGGTTCCGCTTGTCGAGACGCCGACGGTCAGAGCGCTCACCGTGTGCTGTCCAGCGCAGACGACAGCTTCGCCTCGAGTCCGACTACCTGAATGGGAAGTCACTTCCGCACAGACCCCACAAGAGAGGGTATGTACGACGAACTCATCGATAGCGGTGACCTGCCGCTGGCCCGCAAATCGGTCCTGCCGGGCACCGGTTTTTTCCTCCCCGATACGCTCGAGGAGGACCTCGAAGACGAGCAGACGGAAGCCGCACTCGAGGGGAGTGAGGTCGCCGTCATCGCCGATCCAGACGCCGACGGGCTCGCGTGCGTCGCCCTCATTCGAGAGGCCTACGGCGACATCCAGAACGTTCCCAAACCTGACGATGGCGACGGGGATGACGATGACGACACCGACGTCCCCGCCGACCTCGAGGGCGACGCGGACGCCCCGCTCGAGGAACCCGAACCCACGCCCCACAACGTCGCGCTCGTGCCTGCGAGTCCGCACAATGTCGAGGATGCACTGGAACGCGTCGCCGAGTACGGCACAGAGGGCATCGATCTCTACGTCTGTGACCTCTGTCCGGACAGATACGAGTACGTCGACGAGGAACTCGAGGCCGCACTCGAGACCGCCTCGAGCGTCGAGTGGTACGACCATCACCAGTGGGGCGACGACGTCGCCGAGTCGGTCCGCGAGGCCGGCGCCAAACTCGAGGTTGGTGATTCCGAGGAGGAGTGTTCGGCCGACGTGGTCTATCGCTCGCTCGAGTACGAGTTCTCGCCGATGTACGAGGAACTGGCCGCGGTCACGCGCGATCACGACCTCTGGCTTCGCGAGGACCCACGCAGCGACGATCTGGCGGATTACGCCTACTGGACCGACCCCGCCGAGTACGTCGAAATCGTCCGCGAGTACGGCGTCGACCTCCCCGAGTGGGCCCAGGACTTCTTAGAGGAACGCCGCGTCGAGAAGGAGGCGCTGATCGAGCAGGCAATCGGACGCGCAGAGTACCGCGAGGTCGGCGACTACACCGTCGGCGTCACCTACGGCCGCTGTTCGCAAAACGAGGTCGCCGAAGCGATGCGTGAAGCCGGTGCCGACGCCTCGGTGATCGTCAAGCCCGCTGGCTCCGCTTCGATCCGCGGCACCGACGAGTTCGACCGCTGTCACGAGGTCGCAGGGCAGGTCAACGGCGGCGGCCACCCGAAAGCCGCTGGCTGTAAACCCGACATCTACGACGACATGCTCGATTACGCGACCCACTGGACCTCACGCGGCGCGGTGACGAAACGCGTTATTCTCGAGGCCTTCCGCGACGTTGTCGAGAGTGAGGACGCCGACGCTGGGGACGACAACGAAGACGACGAGTAACCAGCGAACTGATTATCGCAGTAACTGGGCGACAGCGCTGACGATCACTAGCGTTGCGCCGAGAACGACACCCCACCACCGCCAGCCGTCGGGAACGGTTTCGGCAGGGTCGTCAGCGACAAACAGTAGGTAGCCGGAACTGCCGGCCATTCCGAACCCGCCAACTGCCAGCAGTCCGGCGGTGAGTCCGAGACCGTCCGCGAGCACCGTCGCGAGGCCATTCACGCCGACGAGAGTGCCGGCGAGGATCACCGCGGCGTGATAGAGACGTATTCGGTCCATAGCAGAGACGGGGTGGAGGACGGAGTTGGGCGTTTCGTTGTGTCCTGTACGAATCACCTTACTCCTGCGAGGCAACGTACCGCATCACGAGTTGCAGGACGTGGACGAAGACACCAGCGACGGCGATGTAGACGCCGATGGTCTGCAGTGCGGTCGACGCGTCACGATTGTCCCGGACCTGCCAGACTTCGTAGCCAAGTCGGAGCAGAAAGCCCAAAAAGATCAGCGCGAAGCCGACGAACAACAGCGCAGGGAGAACGAACGAGCCGACGAGGACAACGCCAGCACCGCCAAGAAACGCGAAATTGGCGAATCGACCCCAGTGCTCAAACGTCTGTGAGCGCGCGTAGACGTAGCCTGTAATTAGCGCCGTCATGAGCGCGGTGATGACTGCCGTGAGACCAAGGATTGTCAGCTGTGTGTCTGCCGGAGCGAACCTGAGAACGCCCGCACCAAAGACGCCGAAAGCGAACTGGAGAATAACCATCCCAGCGAACGCGGTGCCCATGTCACCGGCTTTGACACCACGCTCGGCGATCAGTTCACCGCCCATGATCGCCAGCCCGTAGACGATAAGGCCGACAATCGGTGCAATTCCAAACAGGTAGTCATTGACGGCCGCGAGCGGCGTCGCGATGAACGCGTACATCAACGCCACGTTGATCGCCATCAGAACGCTTGCACCGCCGACGACGCGCCCTTCGCGCCCAGTCAGTGTGAATCGCTGTGTCTCGTGAGAGGTATCGAACGAACTCATACACGACCTACCCGTCGGAATCGCAAAAGAATGGTCCTTGTCGGA contains these protein-coding regions:
- a CDS encoding arsenic resistance protein is translated as MEFVERYQTVFVLVAIVGGLALGQVAGIPAVADHLILPFLMVMLFAAFAGIPLSRLRSAFRNRRVVGSSLLINFIWSPLLAVGLGAIFLRDQPALWVGLIMLLVTPCTDWYLIFTDIADGDVPLATSILPYNLVLQLVLLPVYLYVFAGELVALPLTVLLESIVLVLVVPLIFGGIARVGLVRSKGRQWFTQRFLPTLSPIQIVFLSLAIGAMFASQGEVILENPELLALLAVPVIAFYAINLAIGFGVGRLLSFSYEEMVCFNNTILSRNSPTALAIAVVAFPHEPLIPLALVIGPLLELPLLGIIAQIHVAINNRDWWPFTLAALFRSE
- a CDS encoding universal stress protein; amino-acid sequence: MFDTVVVATDGSESVKRAIDVALDVSERFDADVHALSVVDASEVDASPEQLRSELRTALETHADAALGTVEERTDRELTTVVREGRPAAKICEYVREIDADLIATGTRGRHGENRLLLGSVAERVVRTSPVPVLTVRQLEPTGDSEGGAAPEHA
- a CDS encoding DHH family phosphoesterase, which codes for MYDELIDSGDLPLARKSVLPGTGFFLPDTLEEDLEDEQTEAALEGSEVAVIADPDADGLACVALIREAYGDIQNVPKPDDGDGDDDDDTDVPADLEGDADAPLEEPEPTPHNVALVPASPHNVEDALERVAEYGTEGIDLYVCDLCPDRYEYVDEELEAALETASSVEWYDHHQWGDDVAESVREAGAKLEVGDSEEECSADVVYRSLEYEFSPMYEELAAVTRDHDLWLREDPRSDDLADYAYWTDPAEYVEIVREYGVDLPEWAQDFLEERRVEKEALIEQAIGRAEYREVGDYTVGVTYGRCSQNEVAEAMREAGADASVIVKPAGSASIRGTDEFDRCHEVAGQVNGGGHPKAAGCKPDIYDDMLDYATHWTSRGAVTKRVILEAFRDVVESEDADAGDDNEDDE
- a CDS encoding universal stress protein gives rise to the protein MDDSTSFSVDTVLAPVDGSAESVTAVEYAVAVADRYDASVHALFVLGHGVVRGMDAGTVEEAAVAEDTQGFLEDVARVAEDADVSLSTSVDDGFSKTRKTLHPGNVVLDTADDIDADFIVLPREPVTDAASAEVLEKAAEYVLSYASQPVLSV